In the Agrobacterium vitis genome, GCATGGATCTGTTGACTGCTATAGATGGATGACCAGCCCTTCCCCGAAGACAGGACATGGCGACAGGTTTTAACGCCCGCCTGTTTCAGGCTTTGCGCGAACGCAAGACTTTCATCACGCAGCGGATCGTCCTCTGCGCTCAAAACCAAAGCAGGCGCGACGCCTGCAAGGCGCGAACAGAGACAAGGTGCCGCATAGGGATGGCATCCTCCACCACTGAGATAGCGGCTCCAGCCTTCCGCCCAGCGCTCCCGCATGCCGATGGCTTCCGCTTCACGAATGGAAGCCGTCCCCATGAATGGATCGAGCAGCGGCGACAGCAGGATCTGGCCGTCGAGTTCGTTGGCGAAATGATCCCGTGCCTTCAGCGCGACGCTGGCGGCAATATTACCACCCGCCTCAACGCCTGCCAGCAACAGCAGCGATTTACGGTCGCCAAGCCCGGCACGCTTGTTGGCGAGATAGGAGAAAATCGAAAAGCCCACCTCAAGCGGACTTGGAAAGACCGGCCCAAGCGGCGCATTGTAGTCCGGCACCACCACGATAGCGCCGGTCCTCGCCAGACATGCCGCAACCGAACTG is a window encoding:
- a CDS encoding alpha/beta hydrolase fold domain-containing protein — its product is MSVQVKDMVLDKLAVGPVSARVYQGAEYGKGPPVVLFFHAGAFMASGVVDSSVAACLARTGAIVVVPDYNAPLGPVFPSPLEVGFSIFSYLANKRAGLGDRKSLLLLAGVEAGGNIAASVALKARDHFANELDGQILLSPLLDPFMGTASIREAEAIGMRERWAEGWSRYLSGGGCHPYAAPCLCSRLAGVAPALVLSAEDDPLRDESLAFAQSLKQAGVKTCRHVLSSGKGWSSIYSSQQIHASAWEPELESQFEDFVKQISIR